In Janthinobacterium sp. B9-8, the genomic stretch TAACCCAGCCAGGTATTTACAATCAGTATCATCGCCTTGGCATTAAATGGGTCTGAAAACCAAGCGGGCCGCAAGCCAAACAGGCCATTGAGCACCATATTAATTTCACCAAAGCTTTCATTAAATAAGCCACGGAATACCAGAATCGAAATAAAACCCGGCACGGCGTAAGGCAAAAATAGCAGCGTGCGATACACCCCGCGAAATCGCAGCGCTTCCCAATTTAGCACCACCGCCAAGGCCATGCCCACCACAAAGGTGAACACCACGGTTAGAAATGCGAATAACACCGTCCAGCCAAAGATTTTAAACATTGGCCCCTGAAAATCATCACTGGCAAAAATGCGGGTGAAATTACTAAAGCCCACATTTACTTTAAAGCCCGGAATCAAGTTTTCACCCGCGACTGTTTCGTAAAACCCGGTTTTAAAGTTAGGCTTGATCAGGCTGCCATCCTGAGTATTACGCAGGCTGCCATCCGCATTTTTTTGATATAAAAGCTGGGTAGGCGAAAACTGGCTGAGGCTACTTAAACGCCAAGGCTGGGTTTGATTGGGCAAAGTAAGGCGCAGCGCTTTTAACGCTGATTGTTTGGCAATCACCGTTTTGATAGATTCTTTTTCTGGCAGGTTTTCAGTGCCCGCCGCTTGTAATTGCAGCTGCTGCGGCTTGTTGTCTTCTAATTGAACGAGTGGCGAAACCCAGCTCTGCCCTGCTTCATCGCTTAATTTAAGCCGGTATTGGCCGCCAGCCTGATGCAAGGAAAACGTCATACCTGCGCCATCAGCGGTGGTGGTTTCGCTCAGCATATAGGCCGTTACGCGATCAAAACTCAGCAGATTAGTCGAGCTGTAATTAGTAAAACCAATCCCTGCGGTATACACAGCTGGAAAAACAATAAACACCAGCACCGCAGCTACGCCCGGATAGAGATAGCGATAAGCGTAAGCTTTAGGCGATAAAAAAACCCAGCCGCTTGCCGCCATCACCACCAAACCACCCACGGCGCTCAGCGTATGCCCTGCCTGATAAACGCCAAGCAGCAGCCACAAACCTGCCAAGAGCAGCACCACACCCAGCGAAGCCAATAGCCAGCGCATATTCAATCCGCCCATTATATTTTCCCTTAGTCGCATAAACTGGCTGCGCCCTTGCTATTAAATATTTCAAACATCGAATCATCGTAGGGCGGGTGAAACCCGCGTATTTATTCAATATTGCTCGCGGGTTTCACCCGCCCTACGAGCAGAGCCAGCAGTGGTCTACCCAATCTCAACGCAGCAAATCTTTACTTACTACCTATCCGTGCCGCTGCAGCATCCAGACCCTGCTTAGGGGTTTGGCGGCCTTGCGTTACATTTTGCAGTGCTGATTTTAATGAGGCCCAGAAGCGGCCCATTTCCGGGATATTAGGCATAGGCTGGCCCGCTTTAGCGGATTCCATCGAGGCTTTGATCGCCGGATCAGATTTCAGCTCATTAAAGAACACTTTATTGGCGGGCACGCCCAAAGGCACATCGGCGTTAACCGTTTTAAGGCCTTGCACGGTGAGCATATGGTTTTCTAAAAACTCCACCGCCAGCTCTTTATTCTTGGATGAGCGATTCAGCATCGCACCCAACACACCCACAAAAGGCGCGCCCGGCTTGCCATTAATCGTTGGGATAGGCGCTACGCCCCAGTTGATTTTGCTCTTTTTCAGATTATCCCAAGCCCATGGGCCGTTGATCATCATGGCGATTTTGCCCTGATTTACACCGGCTTCCATATCGGCATAAGTAGCGCTTTTTGGCATGACGCCGGTTTTAATCATTTTATTAATGGTTTCTAAGCCCGCGATCGCACCGGCATTGTTGACGCCCACATCTTTCGCATCGTAAGTGCCATCGGCCTTAGGCTTAAAGGCATATGCGCCACCTGCTGCGAGCAATGGCCAGCTAAAATAAGGCTCGCCGTAATCCCACAGAATGGCTTTTTTGCCCTGCGCGGCCAGTTTTTTATCCAGTGCCATCACATCATCAAAGCTCTTTGGCGGCACAGGCACGAGGTCTTTGTTGTAAATCAGCGCCAGCGCTTCAATCGCAATCGGATAACCCCATTGCTTACCATTTACGGTAAAGGCTTTCCAGGCCAGCGGATCGATCTCGCCCTGCACTTTTTTGGATGGGGTAATCGGGCTAAGCAAGCCTGCTGTCATCCATTCACCCAAGCGATCATGCGGCCAGATCCAGATATCCGGGCCTTTGCCCGCAGCGGCCGCCTGCTGAAATTTAGAAGGCGCATCTTCGGGATGCTCCACCACCACCTCTACCCCAGTGGCCTTAGTAAAAGCCGCGCCCACCTGCTCGATACCCTTATAACCCTTGTCGCCATTCACCCAAATCACCAGCTTATCTGCAGCAAAGGCAGGCCCGGCAAAAGAAAACGCAACTGCTGCTGCGATAGAAGAAACTGCAAACTTGCCAAACTGGCGGCGTGTTGTATTCATAAACCCTCCAAAAAACCAAGCAAAGCCCTTGCCAGAGAAATACCCAGCGCAGGCAAAATAAGGCTGCAATTTTTAATAAGCCAAATGATTATTCGGCCAGTGGGTGAAGACGGCGCATTGCGCTGCCATCGGCTTTAAACAAAAACCCGTGCTCCGGCTTAAAGTGCAGCACGCTGCGCTCGCCCGGTTTAGAGCTAAACAACGCAGGCATACGGGCTACAAAGGTATCCCGCATACCAGGTACTTCTAAATACAACATGGATGCTTCACCCAACTGCTCCAGCGCCAGCGTAATGCCTGCCAGCGCATTACTGCCCGCTGCGGGTGAAATTTTCAAATGCTCGGGGCGCACGCCCAGTGTGACTTCGTCACCGA encodes the following:
- the malE gene encoding maltose/maltodextrin ABC transporter substrate-binding protein MalE — protein: MNTTRRQFGKFAVSSIAAAVAFSFAGPAFAADKLVIWVNGDKGYKGIEQVGAAFTKATGVEVVVEHPEDAPSKFQQAAAAGKGPDIWIWPHDRLGEWMTAGLLSPITPSKKVQGEIDPLAWKAFTVNGKQWGYPIAIEALALIYNKDLVPVPPKSFDDVMALDKKLAAQGKKAILWDYGEPYFSWPLLAAGGAYAFKPKADGTYDAKDVGVNNAGAIAGLETINKMIKTGVMPKSATYADMEAGVNQGKIAMMINGPWAWDNLKKSKINWGVAPIPTINGKPGAPFVGVLGAMLNRSSKNKELAVEFLENHMLTVQGLKTVNADVPLGVPANKVFFNELKSDPAIKASMESAKAGQPMPNIPEMGRFWASLKSALQNVTQGRQTPKQGLDAAAARIGSK
- the malF gene encoding maltose ABC transporter permease MalF; translation: MGGLNMRWLLASLGVVLLLAGLWLLLGVYQAGHTLSAVGGLVVMAASGWVFLSPKAYAYRYLYPGVAAVLVFIVFPAVYTAGIGFTNYSSTNLLSFDRVTAYMLSETTTADGAGMTFSLHQAGGQYRLKLSDEAGQSWVSPLVQLEDNKPQQLQLQAAGTENLPEKESIKTVIAKQSALKALRLTLPNQTQPWRLSSLSQFSPTQLLYQKNADGSLRNTQDGSLIKPNFKTGFYETVAGENLIPGFKVNVGFSNFTRIFASDDFQGPMFKIFGWTVLFAFLTVVFTFVVGMALAVVLNWEALRFRGVYRTLLFLPYAVPGFISILVFRGLFNESFGEINMVLNGLFGLRPAWFSDPFNAKAMILIVNTWLGYPYIMLLCSGLIKSIPSDLYEASAINGAGPLTNLFKITLPLILKPMMPLLIASFAFNFNNFVLISLLTDGRPDFIDSKVPAGTTDILVSYTYRLAFQDSGQNFGLAAAISTVIFALVAVLSLINLRLTRVNQEEKR